In Magnetospirillum sp. XM-1, a single window of DNA contains:
- a CDS encoding nucleoside triphosphate pyrophosphatase, giving the protein MIVLASGSSARARMLADSGIEFTVEVAAVDEQAVKDSLAAETRNPARVAEVLAELKAVRVSSRHPGALVIGADQMLDCDGVWFDKPTDAKAARDQLLSLRHKTHRLTSAVVVVRDGRRVWHHTESAKLTMRNFSEAFLDRYLEQAGDAVLSSVGAYQLEGLGAQLFLTVEGDFFTILGLPLLALMDFLRENGELVP; this is encoded by the coding sequence ATGATCGTCCTGGCTTCGGGCAGCTCCGCCCGTGCCCGCATGCTGGCGGATTCAGGGATAGAATTCACCGTCGAGGTGGCGGCGGTGGACGAGCAGGCGGTCAAGGATTCGCTGGCCGCCGAGACGCGCAACCCCGCCCGGGTGGCCGAGGTACTGGCCGAGCTGAAGGCGGTGCGGGTGTCTTCGCGTCATCCCGGCGCATTGGTGATCGGCGCCGACCAGATGCTCGACTGCGATGGCGTATGGTTCGACAAGCCCACGGACGCGAAAGCGGCGCGCGACCAGCTGCTGTCACTGCGCCACAAGACTCATCGCCTGACCAGCGCCGTGGTGGTGGTGAGGGACGGAAGACGGGTGTGGCATCACACCGAATCCGCCAAGCTCACCATGCGCAATTTCAGCGAAGCCTTCCTCGACCGCTATCTGGAACAGGCGGGCGACGCGGTGCTGTCCTCGGTGGGGGCCTATCAGCTGGAAGGCCTGGGGGCCCAGCTGTTCCTGACGGTGGAGGGTGACTTCTTCACCATCCTCGGCCTGCCGCTGCTGGCCCTGATGGATTTCCTGCGCGAGAACGGAGAGCTGGTTCCATGA
- the dnaQ gene encoding DNA polymerase III subunit epsilon — protein MREIVLDTETTGFDPLSGHRLVEIGCVELFNHLPTGNVFHRYCNPERDMPEEAFKVHGLSAEFLSDKPLFAEIVADFLEFIGDAPLVIHNAEFDMRFLNAEMARLGFPPLPMSRSIDTVLMARKKFPGAQANLDALCRRFEIDNTHRTKHGALLDSELLAEVYLQLIGGRQPGLELGGGKGNGGNSAAAASTVQAKREFRAPRPHAPTEEETAAHTAFVGKLKNAVWLRE, from the coding sequence ATGCGCGAGATCGTGCTCGATACGGAAACCACCGGCTTCGACCCGCTGTCCGGTCACCGGCTGGTGGAAATCGGCTGCGTCGAGCTGTTCAACCACCTGCCCACCGGCAACGTCTTCCATCGCTACTGCAATCCCGAGCGCGACATGCCGGAGGAGGCGTTCAAGGTCCACGGCCTGTCCGCCGAGTTCCTGTCGGACAAGCCGCTGTTCGCCGAGATCGTCGCCGACTTCCTGGAATTCATCGGCGACGCGCCGCTGGTGATCCACAACGCCGAATTCGACATGCGGTTCCTTAATGCCGAGATGGCGCGGCTGGGCTTTCCGCCGCTGCCCATGAGCCGCTCCATCGACACCGTGCTGATGGCGCGCAAGAAGTTCCCCGGCGCCCAGGCCAATCTGGATGCGCTGTGCCGCCGCTTCGAGATCGACAACACGCACCGCACCAAGCACGGCGCGCTGCTGGATTCGGAATTGCTGGCCGAGGTCTATCTGCAGCTGATCGGCGGCCGCCAGCCGGGCCTCGAGCTGGGGGGCGGCAAGGGCAATGGCGGCAATTCCGCCGCCGCCGCGTCGACCGTTCAGGCCAAGCGCGAGTTCCGCGCGCCCCGGCCCCATGCCCCGACCGAGGAGGAAACCGCGGCGCACACGGCGTTCGTGGGCAAGCTCAAGAACGCCGTGTGGCTCAGGGAATAG
- a CDS encoding Smr/MutS family protein — translation MSRTRLVEPRQPRRRAVSADEIRVWKAVVADAKPLPGRSVPTEPPPGAETGPEPVASPPPPPGKPPVRPSAHPPAPPRHGHGELRHGSSPGLDRRSAERLKKGEMEIEADIDLHGLTQDAAHAQLLTFIQRCWVQQRRCVLVVTGKGSQGHGILRAQVPRWLNQSPLRERILGFSYAQPRHGGDGALYVLIRRQRA, via the coding sequence ATGAGCCGGACACGTCTGGTCGAGCCGCGCCAGCCTCGCCGCCGGGCGGTCAGCGCCGACGAGATCCGCGTGTGGAAGGCGGTGGTGGCCGACGCCAAGCCGCTTCCCGGCCGTTCCGTCCCCACCGAGCCGCCGCCCGGCGCCGAGACCGGGCCGGAACCGGTGGCCTCGCCTCCCCCCCCCCCCGGCAAACCGCCGGTCCGGCCCTCGGCCCATCCCCCCGCGCCGCCCCGTCACGGGCATGGCGAGCTGCGCCACGGCAGCTCTCCCGGCCTGGACCGCCGCTCCGCCGAGCGCCTGAAGAAGGGCGAGATGGAGATCGAGGCCGATATCGACCTGCACGGCCTGACCCAGGACGCGGCCCATGCCCAGCTGCTGACTTTCATCCAACGCTGCTGGGTTCAGCAGCGGCGCTGCGTCCTGGTGGTGACCGGCAAGGGATCGCAGGGCCACGGCATCCTGCGCGCCCAGGTGCCGCGCTGGCTGAACCAGAGCCCATTGCGCGAACGCATCCTGGGCTTCTCCTACGCCCAGCCCCGCCACGGCGGCGACGGGGCGCTTTATGTCCTGATCCGCAGGCAACGGGCATGA
- the coaE gene encoding dephospho-CoA kinase (Dephospho-CoA kinase (CoaE) performs the final step in coenzyme A biosynthesis.) produces MKILGLTGSIGMGKSTAAAMLRRLGVPVHDADATVHGLFGPGGKAVAAVDAAFPGVVGADGAVNRAALGARVFGDDAALKRLEAIVHPLVRAAERDFLARHRRHGTRLVVLDIPLLFETRGERRCDLVAVVSAPAFLQAARVLARPGMTRARLDAVLAKQMPDGQKRRRADVVIPTGLGKGPAWKRLKALVQRMRGCRPDPLGALGPKPHS; encoded by the coding sequence ATGAAAATCCTGGGTCTCACCGGTTCCATCGGCATGGGCAAAAGCACGGCGGCCGCCATGCTGCGCCGCCTGGGCGTGCCGGTGCACGACGCCGACGCCACCGTCCACGGGCTGTTCGGCCCCGGCGGCAAGGCGGTGGCGGCGGTGGACGCCGCCTTTCCCGGCGTGGTCGGCGCCGACGGCGCGGTGAACCGGGCGGCGCTGGGCGCAAGGGTGTTCGGCGACGATGCGGCCCTGAAGAGGCTGGAGGCCATCGTCCATCCCCTGGTGCGCGCCGCCGAGCGCGACTTCCTGGCCCGGCACCGCCGCCATGGCACCCGGCTGGTGGTGCTCGACATCCCCCTGCTGTTCGAGACCCGTGGCGAGAGGCGCTGCGACCTGGTGGCGGTGGTCAGCGCCCCGGCCTTCCTCCAGGCCGCCCGCGTGCTGGCCCGGCCCGGCATGACGCGGGCCCGCCTCGACGCGGTGCTTGCCAAGCAGATGCCCGACGGGCAAAAACGCCGCCGGGCCGACGTGGTGATTCCCACCGGTCTGGGCAAAGGCCCGGCGTGGAAGCGGCTGAAGGCTTTGGTTCAGAGAATGCGGGGCTGCCGCCCCGACCCGCTTGGGGCCTTGGGCCCCAAACCCCATTCATGA
- a CDS encoding helix-turn-helix domain-containing protein, producing MTPFGARVRALRDAKGIQLRKMAADLHISAAYLSALEHGHRGRPAPGLVMQICGYLGCIWDEAEELKALAELSHPKVTLDTSGLSPVHTELANRLGQTIRDLPEETVVRLLKVLGE from the coding sequence ATGACTCCGTTCGGCGCCCGTGTCCGTGCATTGCGCGACGCCAAGGGTATCCAGCTGCGCAAGATGGCCGCCGACCTGCACATCTCGGCCGCCTATCTCTCGGCGCTGGAGCACGGCCATCGCGGCCGCCCCGCTCCCGGCCTGGTGATGCAGATCTGCGGCTATCTCGGCTGCATCTGGGACGAGGCCGAGGAGCTGAAGGCCCTGGCCGAGCTGTCCCATCCCAAGGTGACGCTGGACACCTCGGGCCTGTCGCCCGTCCACACCGAACTGGCCAACCGCCTGGGCCAGACCATCCGCGACCTGCCGGAGGAAACGGTGGTGCGGTTGCTGAAGGTGTTGGGGGAATAA
- a CDS encoding FxsA family protein, which yields MAWAFLVGALTLPVAEIMVWIHVADSIGGLATVALTVLAILAGSVLLRHGGLGMALEVRARMERGEPPGPAVFDGLCIALAGFLLLLPGFISDGLALLLMFRPVRVLLLRAVASRVVVANQGPAPQSGPTVIDGEYEIIPPESGPPPSPDHKRLEP from the coding sequence ATGGCATGGGCTTTCCTGGTCGGCGCGCTGACCTTGCCGGTGGCCGAGATCATGGTCTGGATCCACGTGGCCGATTCCATCGGCGGACTGGCCACCGTGGCGCTGACCGTGCTGGCCATCCTGGCCGGCTCGGTCCTGCTGCGGCATGGCGGCCTGGGCATGGCGCTGGAGGTCCGCGCCCGCATGGAACGCGGCGAGCCGCCGGGACCGGCGGTGTTCGACGGGCTGTGCATCGCGCTGGCCGGATTCCTGCTGCTGCTGCCCGGCTTCATCTCCGACGGGCTGGCGCTGCTGCTGATGTTCAGGCCGGTGCGCGTCCTGCTGCTGCGCGCGGTGGCGTCCCGCGTGGTGGTGGCGAACCAGGGACCGGCCCCCCAGTCCGGGCCCACCGTCATCGACGGCGAATACGAGATCATTCCGCCGGAATCCGGCCCGCCCCCGTCCCCGGATCACAAGCGGCTTGAGCCGTAA
- the hemE gene encoding uroporphyrinogen decarboxylase has translation MSSSSKPFLRALAGETLTPPPFWLMRQAGRYLPEYRATRAEAGSFLDLCYNSDLACEVTLQPLRRYGFDAAILFSDILVVPDGLRQQVAFKEGEGPVLTPIRSAEDLNALDLSGLHDHLAPVYETVKKLSAAIPKTTALIGFAGAPWTVATYMIEGSGSKDFSKAKGMMFGQPELFARLMALLVQATGDYLIRQIDNGAEAIQIFDTWAGALPEDMFEKWVIGPTRALVERIRAERPGIPVIGFPRGAGYLYKRYVAETKVSGVSIDPSVPLDWAAAELQTKCTVQGNLDPILLVAGGEALDAGIDRVLKALAKGPFIFNLGHGITPPTPPDNVARLAERVKGWKG, from the coding sequence GTGTCCAGCTCGTCCAAGCCTTTCCTCCGCGCCCTCGCCGGCGAGACCCTCACTCCCCCGCCGTTCTGGCTGATGCGCCAGGCCGGACGCTATTTGCCGGAATACCGCGCCACCCGCGCCGAGGCCGGAAGCTTCCTCGACCTGTGCTACAATTCCGACCTCGCCTGCGAAGTCACCTTGCAGCCCTTGCGGCGCTACGGCTTCGACGCCGCCATCCTGTTCTCCGACATCCTGGTGGTTCCCGACGGGTTGCGTCAGCAGGTTGCCTTCAAGGAAGGCGAAGGTCCGGTGTTGACGCCCATTCGCTCGGCAGAGGATCTGAACGCCCTCGACCTCTCGGGCCTGCACGACCATCTCGCGCCGGTCTATGAAACGGTGAAGAAGCTGTCGGCCGCCATCCCCAAGACCACCGCCCTGATCGGCTTCGCCGGCGCACCGTGGACGGTGGCCACCTACATGATCGAGGGCAGCGGCTCCAAAGACTTCTCCAAGGCCAAGGGCATGATGTTCGGCCAGCCGGAGCTGTTCGCCCGCCTGATGGCGCTGCTGGTCCAGGCCACCGGTGATTACCTCATCCGCCAGATCGACAACGGTGCCGAAGCCATCCAGATTTTCGACACCTGGGCCGGGGCCCTGCCCGAGGACATGTTCGAAAAGTGGGTGATCGGGCCGACCCGCGCCCTGGTGGAGCGTATCCGCGCCGAGCGGCCGGGCATCCCCGTGATCGGCTTTCCGCGCGGTGCAGGTTATCTCTACAAGCGCTACGTGGCCGAGACCAAGGTCAGCGGCGTCTCGATCGATCCTTCGGTACCGCTGGACTGGGCGGCGGCCGAACTGCAGACCAAATGCACGGTCCAGGGCAATCTCGATCCCATTCTGCTGGTGGCGGGCGGCGAGGCGCTGGACGCCGGCATCGACCGGGTGCTCAAAGCCCTGGCCAAGGGACCGTTCATCTTCAACCTGGGCCACGGCATCACGCCGCCCACCCCGCCGGACAACGTGGCGCGGCTGGCCGAACGGGTGAAGGGCTGGAAGGGCTGA
- a CDS encoding shikimate dehydrogenase, with amino-acid sequence MIVSGKARLAGVLGWPVSHSRSPRLHGFWLEKLGIDGAYLPLAVAPENLESVICALPRMGFAGANVTVPHKEAVMRLVDRLDPLAARIGAVNTLVVGEDGALEGRNTDSYGFFQNLRQGCPGWVPSSGPAAVIGAGGAARAVVAALADAGVPEIRLANRSRERAEALAADLGGPVRVVEWAERADMLENCALLVNTTTLGMTGQSNLDLDLSALPQTALVNDIVYVPLETDLLARARARGNQVVDGLGMLLHQAVPGFAAWFGRRPEVTEELRSFVLSS; translated from the coding sequence ATGATCGTATCGGGCAAGGCCAGACTGGCCGGGGTGCTGGGCTGGCCGGTCTCCCATTCCCGCTCGCCCCGCCTGCACGGCTTCTGGCTGGAGAAGCTTGGCATCGACGGCGCCTACCTGCCGCTGGCGGTGGCCCCCGAAAACCTGGAAAGCGTGATTTGCGCCCTGCCCCGCATGGGCTTCGCCGGCGCCAACGTCACCGTGCCCCACAAGGAAGCGGTGATGCGGCTGGTCGATCGCCTCGACCCCCTGGCGGCGCGTATCGGCGCGGTCAACACCCTGGTGGTCGGCGAGGACGGGGCGCTGGAGGGGCGCAACACCGATTCCTACGGCTTCTTCCAGAATCTGCGCCAGGGTTGCCCCGGCTGGGTGCCGTCCTCGGGTCCGGCGGCGGTGATCGGCGCCGGCGGCGCGGCGCGGGCCGTGGTGGCGGCGCTGGCCGATGCCGGGGTGCCGGAGATCCGCCTTGCCAACCGCTCGCGGGAACGGGCCGAGGCGCTGGCCGCCGATCTGGGCGGGCCGGTGCGGGTGGTGGAGTGGGCCGAACGGGCCGACATGCTGGAAAACTGCGCCCTGCTGGTCAACACCACCACGCTGGGGATGACCGGTCAGTCGAACTTGGATCTGGACCTTTCGGCCCTTCCCCAAACGGCCCTGGTCAACGATATCGTCTATGTGCCGCTGGAAACCGACCTGCTGGCCCGCGCCCGGGCGCGGGGCAATCAAGTGGTGGACGGGCTGGGCATGCTGCTGCATCAGGCGGTGCCCGGCTTTGCCGCCTGGTTCGGCCGGCGGCCCGAGGTCACCGAGGAATTGCGGAGCTTCGTCCTGTCGTCATGA
- the hemH gene encoding ferrochelatase, whose product MSMAAGRKTAVVLFNLGGPDSPEAVKPFLFNLFFDPAIIGAPGPIRWLLAKYISAKRAPVARGIYQILGGRSPLVPETEAQGRALEHVLGHGFKCFIAMRYWHPFTYEAVSAIKEWGADEVVLLPLYPQFSTTTTGSSLKEWRKQAEKQGLVAPTRMVCCYPTEPGLVEAMADLARTGHAEAAGAGKPRILFSAHGLPKSVIDKGDPYQAQVELTAAAVARATGIEDLDWSICYQSRVGPMEWIGPSTEAELERAAKDGVPVVIVPVAFVSEHSETLVELDIEYRHKADQLGIPSYVRVPALGCHPAFIRGLADVIHRPQAFNGQACKLLQRSCPAC is encoded by the coding sequence ATGAGCATGGCCGCGGGAAGAAAAACGGCCGTCGTTCTGTTCAACCTGGGCGGACCGGATTCGCCCGAGGCGGTGAAGCCGTTCCTGTTCAACCTGTTCTTTGATCCGGCCATCATCGGAGCGCCGGGTCCCATCCGCTGGCTGTTGGCCAAGTACATCTCGGCCAAGCGGGCGCCGGTGGCACGCGGCATCTACCAGATCCTGGGCGGCCGTTCACCCCTGGTGCCCGAGACCGAGGCGCAGGGCCGCGCCCTCGAACACGTGCTGGGCCACGGCTTCAAGTGCTTCATCGCCATGCGCTACTGGCATCCCTTCACCTATGAGGCGGTTTCCGCCATCAAGGAATGGGGCGCCGACGAAGTGGTGCTGCTGCCGCTTTATCCCCAGTTCTCGACCACCACCACCGGGTCGTCGCTCAAGGAATGGCGCAAACAGGCGGAAAAACAGGGCCTCGTCGCGCCCACCCGCATGGTCTGCTGCTATCCCACCGAACCCGGGCTGGTGGAGGCCATGGCCGATCTGGCCAGGACCGGCCACGCCGAGGCGGCTGGCGCCGGCAAGCCCCGTATCCTGTTCTCCGCCCATGGCCTGCCCAAATCGGTGATCGACAAGGGCGATCCCTATCAGGCTCAGGTGGAGCTGACCGCGGCCGCCGTGGCGCGGGCCACCGGCATCGAGGATCTGGACTGGTCCATCTGCTATCAAAGCCGGGTGGGTCCCATGGAATGGATCGGCCCCAGCACCGAGGCCGAACTGGAACGCGCGGCAAAGGACGGCGTGCCGGTAGTGATCGTGCCGGTGGCCTTCGTCTCCGAGCATTCCGAGACCCTGGTGGAACTGGACATCGAATATCGCCACAAGGCCGACCAGCTGGGCATCCCTTCTTACGTGCGGGTGCCGGCGCTGGGCTGCCATCCCGCCTTCATCCGGGGACTGGCCGACGTGATTCACCGGCCGCAGGCGTTCAACGGCCAGGCCTGCAAACTGTTGCAACGGAGCTGTCCGGCATGCTGA
- the hemJ gene encoding protoporphyrinogen oxidase HemJ produces the protein MLSGSAYLWIKAVHVIAIISWMAGLLYLPRLFVYHTGVKPRSEASETFKIMERRLIKAIMTPAMVLAWTLGLVMAVDAGLFSQGWFHLKLACVVGMTVAHFFLARCKDGFAQDRNTRSEKFYRVINEVPTLLMIVIVIVVIVKPF, from the coding sequence ATGCTGAGCGGATCGGCCTATCTGTGGATCAAGGCGGTGCATGTCATCGCCATCATCTCGTGGATGGCGGGATTGCTCTATCTGCCGCGCCTGTTCGTCTACCACACCGGCGTCAAGCCGCGTTCCGAGGCGTCGGAAACCTTCAAGATCATGGAACGCCGGCTGATCAAGGCGATCATGACGCCGGCCATGGTGCTGGCCTGGACCCTGGGTCTGGTCATGGCGGTGGACGCGGGCCTGTTTTCCCAGGGCTGGTTTCACCTCAAGCTGGCCTGCGTGGTCGGCATGACCGTCGCCCACTTTTTCCTGGCCCGCTGCAAGGACGGCTTCGCCCAGGACCGCAACACAAGGTCCGAGAAGTTCTACCGCGTCATCAACGAAGTCCCCACCCTGCTGATGATCGTCATCGTCATCGTGGTGATCGTGAAGCCGTTCTGA
- a CDS encoding pyruvate, water dikinase regulatory protein, with the protein MRSFHLHLVSDATGETVTSVVRACLVQFEGVQPIQHNWWLVRTQGQVERVIAGIEDKPGLVFFTLVDGAVRGLLEEACRHRGIPCISLLDPVMAGLSAFLDVEVTALPGRQYQLDAEYFRRIDAMQFTLSHDDGQLIELVDQADIVLVGVSRSSKTPTCMYLANRGLKCANYPLVPGVPLPPELERAKKPLVVGLTKDPKSLSDIRRARLRLLNQEEEADYAQFEKVKEEVQQARRIFSRLGWPVVDVTRRSIEEASAAIIQLYERHLEKSGVRNGIKAESAPS; encoded by the coding sequence ATGCGGAGCTTTCACCTTCATCTCGTTTCCGACGCCACCGGCGAGACGGTCACCTCGGTGGTGCGCGCCTGCCTCGTCCAGTTCGAGGGCGTGCAGCCCATCCAGCACAATTGGTGGCTGGTCCGCACCCAGGGCCAGGTGGAGCGGGTCATCGCCGGCATCGAGGACAAGCCCGGCCTGGTGTTCTTCACCCTGGTGGACGGCGCGGTGCGCGGCTTGCTGGAAGAGGCCTGCCGCCATCGCGGCATTCCCTGCATCTCGCTGCTCGACCCGGTGATGGCGGGGCTGTCGGCCTTCCTCGACGTGGAGGTCACCGCCCTGCCCGGCCGCCAGTACCAGCTGGATGCCGAGTATTTCCGCCGTATCGACGCCATGCAGTTCACGCTGTCCCATGACGACGGCCAGCTGATCGAGCTGGTGGACCAGGCCGACATCGTGCTGGTGGGGGTGTCGCGCTCGTCCAAGACGCCGACCTGCATGTATCTGGCCAATCGCGGCCTCAAATGCGCCAATTATCCCCTGGTGCCCGGCGTGCCGCTTCCGCCCGAGCTCGAGCGGGCCAAGAAGCCGCTGGTGGTGGGCCTGACCAAGGACCCCAAGAGCCTTTCGGACATCCGCCGCGCCCGGCTGCGCCTGCTCAACCAGGAAGAGGAAGCCGATTACGCCCAGTTCGAGAAGGTCAAGGAAGAGGTACAGCAGGCGCGCCGCATCTTCTCGCGCCTGGGCTGGCCGGTGGTGGACGTGACCCGGCGCTCCATCGAGGAAGCCTCGGCCGCCATCATCCAGCTCTACGAGCGCCATCTGGAAAAGAGCGGCGTCAGGAACGGTATCAAGGCGGAGAGCGCGCCGTCATGA
- a CDS encoding murein transglycosylase A codes for MRTRAAALLLAASLAGCATPEPAPRPPLPGPDRMVLQPIAFDRLAGWSADDIARVLPALQKSCNRITKLPVDKSIGFEGVGGTAADWYSPCAAAARVAAGDHDGARAMFETWFTPWQVTNDGRADGLFTGYFEPEIRGSRHRKGAYVHPIHGKPNDLVVTKSGPEEQAIGRMENGRLVPYHTRAEIERGALAGKAPVLAWTDDPVDLAIMHIQGSGRVRLDDGTVIRLGVAGSNGHKFIGIGKVLKDEGKLGADTSMPAIRAWLKANPEEGRALLARNPRYIFYGPNPATDGPMGTEGVALTPERSLAVDPRFVPLGAPVWLDSVDPAGRPLRRMMMAQDTGAAIKGPVRGDVFWGAGETAFQIAGKMKSPGRLVVFLPRARSPRLAQAAER; via the coding sequence ATGAGGACAAGGGCCGCCGCCCTGCTGCTGGCCGCGTCCCTGGCCGGCTGCGCCACGCCGGAGCCGGCTCCCAGGCCGCCGCTGCCCGGCCCGGATCGCATGGTGCTGCAGCCCATTGCCTTTGACCGGCTGGCCGGCTGGTCCGCCGACGACATCGCCCGCGTGCTGCCCGCCCTGCAGAAGTCGTGCAACCGCATCACCAAGCTGCCGGTGGACAAGTCCATCGGCTTCGAGGGCGTGGGCGGCACCGCCGCCGACTGGTATTCCCCCTGCGCCGCCGCCGCCCGGGTGGCGGCGGGCGACCATGACGGCGCGCGCGCCATGTTCGAGACGTGGTTCACCCCCTGGCAGGTTACCAATGACGGCCGGGCCGACGGCCTGTTCACCGGCTATTTCGAGCCGGAGATCAGGGGCTCGCGCCATCGTAAGGGCGCTTATGTCCACCCCATCCACGGCAAGCCCAATGATCTGGTCGTCACCAAATCCGGGCCGGAAGAGCAGGCGATCGGCCGGATGGAGAACGGGCGGCTGGTGCCCTATCACACCCGCGCCGAGATCGAACGGGGCGCCCTGGCCGGCAAGGCCCCGGTGCTGGCCTGGACCGACGATCCGGTGGATCTGGCCATCATGCATATCCAGGGTTCGGGCCGGGTGCGCCTGGACGACGGCACGGTGATCCGCCTGGGCGTGGCGGGCAGCAACGGCCATAAATTCATCGGCATCGGCAAGGTGCTGAAGGACGAGGGCAAGCTGGGCGCCGACACCTCCATGCCCGCCATCCGCGCCTGGCTGAAAGCCAATCCCGAGGAAGGCCGCGCCCTGCTGGCCCGCAATCCTCGCTATATCTTCTACGGCCCCAATCCTGCCACCGACGGGCCCATGGGCACCGAGGGCGTGGCCCTGACGCCCGAGCGCTCGCTGGCCGTCGACCCCCGCTTCGTACCGCTGGGCGCGCCGGTCTGGCTGGACAGCGTCGATCCGGCGGGCCGGCCGCTGCGGCGCATGATGATGGCCCAGGATACCGGCGCCGCCATCAAGGGCCCGGTGCGCGGCGACGTCTTCTGGGGAGCGGGCGAAACCGCCTTCCAGATCGCCGGCAAGATGAAGAGCCCCGGCCGCCTGGTGGTGTTCCTGCCCAGGGCCCGGTCTCCCCGTCTGGCGCAGGCGGCCGAGAGGTAG
- a CDS encoding Tim44/TimA family putative adaptor protein: MNDGYHLLDIVFFAMVAAFLVLRLRSVLGKRTGAERPPEQWTPPDSAADNVVDLQSVRRSAFEPPAETPLGQGLAAIRAADRGFDLDVFLGGAKAAFEMIVIAFAHGDKATLQPLLAPDVYRHFSDAIEARRQHGETLQTELVGIRSAELVEAGMDGRFAAVTIRFVSEQVNALRDAKGEVVEGNPERVIDVVDLWTFRRDTRSADPNWALAATHTPEP; the protein is encoded by the coding sequence ATGAACGACGGCTATCACCTTCTCGACATCGTTTTTTTCGCCATGGTCGCCGCCTTCCTGGTGCTGCGCCTGCGCAGCGTGCTGGGCAAGCGCACCGGCGCCGAGCGTCCGCCCGAACAGTGGACGCCGCCGGATTCCGCCGCCGATAACGTGGTGGATCTGCAAAGCGTCCGCCGCTCGGCCTTCGAGCCGCCGGCCGAAACGCCCCTGGGCCAGGGTCTGGCCGCCATCCGCGCCGCCGATCGCGGCTTCGACCTGGACGTGTTCCTAGGCGGGGCCAAGGCGGCGTTCGAGATGATCGTCATCGCCTTCGCCCATGGCGACAAGGCGACGCTGCAGCCGCTGCTGGCCCCCGACGTGTACCGCCATTTCAGCGATGCCATCGAGGCAAGGCGCCAGCATGGCGAGACGCTGCAGACCGAACTGGTGGGCATCCGCTCGGCCGAGCTGGTGGAAGCGGGCATGGACGGCCGCTTCGCCGCGGTGACCATCCGCTTCGTCAGCGAGCAGGTCAACGCGCTGCGCGACGCCAAGGGCGAGGTGGTGGAAGGCAATCCCGAGCGGGTCATCGACGTGGTCGACCTGTGGACCTTCCGCCGCGACACCCGCTCCGCCGATCCCAACTGGGCGCTGGCCGCCACCCATACCCCCGAGCCATGA
- the secB gene encoding protein-export chaperone SecB, producing the protein MTDAQTPSEDLPQLQVNMQYIKDLSFEIPGAPHSFIEMQGKNPEIPIHVDVNVANVGANAYEVVLHLKVEALLEGKALFILELAYAGVFTLNLPEDQIHPVLLIECPRLLFPFARNIVADMTRDGGLPPLLLQPLDFVQLYRARVEEMNAQQAAGQA; encoded by the coding sequence ATGACCGACGCCCAGACGCCGTCCGAGGATCTGCCCCAGCTGCAGGTCAACATGCAGTACATCAAGGACCTGTCCTTCGAAATCCCCGGCGCCCCCCACTCGTTCATCGAGATGCAGGGCAAGAACCCCGAGATTCCGATCCACGTGGACGTCAACGTCGCCAATGTGGGCGCCAACGCCTACGAAGTGGTGCTGCACCTCAAGGTCGAGGCCCTGCTGGAAGGCAAGGCGCTGTTCATCCTGGAACTGGCCTATGCCGGCGTGTTCACCCTCAACCTGCCGGAAGACCAGATTCATCCGGTGCTGCTGATCGAGTGCCCGCGTCTGCTGTTCCCGTTCGCCCGCAACATCGTGGCCGACATGACCCGTGATGGCGGCCTGCCGCCGCTGCTGCTGCAGCCCCTGGATTTCGTCCAGCTCTACCGCGCCCGCGTGGAGGAGATGAACGCCCAGCAGGCCGCCGGTCAGGCCTGA